In a single window of the Marispirochaeta aestuarii genome:
- a CDS encoding type I restriction endonuclease subunit R, with protein MFNEENTVEQMVLDTLCGGVTSNMVAEALASYGGEIKGWRFVSAEELPRQHSDVLVESMVRDALIRLNPEIKAQPDRADEVLYRLRTIPLSVQSEGLVRANELFAEWLRGEKSMPFGERGEHTPVRLIDFENLSNNDYVVTNQWVYPVKEGGRRFDIIMLVNGIPLVVGEAKTPVRPAVTWVDGASDIHNGYEQSVPQMFVPNVLSFATEGKCYRYGSARMPIDIWGPWHEGDNKAEGTLADVQRSIRSMLRPHVVLDILQNFTLFATDKKHRRIKIICRYQQYEGANLMVARVVKGYPKKGLIWHFQGSGKSLLMVFAAQKLRMHRKLGNPTVMIVVDRIDLDTQITATFNAADIPNMIGADTRQELQSLLAADSRKIIITTIHKFGEADGRLNERSNIIVMVDEAHRTQEGDLGRKMRDALPNAFLFGLTGTPINKRDRNTFWAFGADEDEQGYMSRYSFQDSIRDKATLPLHFEAVDVKLHINKDAIDEAYSQMTDELSELDRDDLAKRAAKMAVLIKAPARVNTICQHIVKHFQEKVEPNGFKSQVVTFDRECCVLYKKALDELFGPEASAIVMHIQGGKSDEYAEWKLAKDEEEKLLDRFRDPNDPLKFLIVTSKLLTGFDAPILQVMYLDKPMKDHNLLQAICRTNRVYPGKTHGLIVDYLGIFDDVATALDFDEKAVQKVITNLDDLKKELPGVVSKSLSFFPGVDRTVGGYEGLIAAQDCLPDNETRDKFAAEYTVLSRLWEALSPDPCLGLYETDYKWLTQVYESVKPPSGNGKLLWHALGAKTIELVHENVHMETVRDDLDTLVMDAEVLEGLLDAKDPDKKSKEIEIKLIARLRKHKDNPKFVALGERLEKLKERHEQGLLHSLDFLKELLTLAKEVVQAEQQVEPEDEQEKAKAALTELFIEVKNGKTPVVVERIVNDIDEIVRFVRFPGWQGTNAGEREVQKALRKVIYVKYKIKDQDLFDRAFGYIREYY; from the coding sequence ATGTTTAACGAAGAAAACACAGTCGAACAGATGGTTCTCGACACGCTCTGCGGCGGCGTGACTTCGAACATGGTTGCCGAAGCGCTCGCCAGCTACGGTGGTGAGATCAAAGGCTGGCGCTTCGTGTCCGCCGAGGAGCTGCCCCGTCAGCACTCCGACGTGCTGGTGGAGTCGATGGTGCGCGACGCCCTCATCCGCCTGAACCCGGAAATCAAGGCCCAGCCCGACCGCGCCGACGAGGTGCTCTACCGCCTGCGGACCATTCCGTTGTCGGTGCAGAGCGAGGGCCTGGTGCGGGCCAACGAACTGTTCGCCGAATGGCTACGGGGCGAGAAGTCCATGCCCTTTGGTGAGCGTGGCGAACACACGCCGGTGCGGCTGATCGACTTCGAGAATCTCAGCAACAACGATTACGTGGTTACCAACCAGTGGGTCTATCCGGTCAAGGAAGGCGGCCGCCGCTTCGACATTATTATGTTGGTCAACGGTATCCCGCTGGTGGTCGGCGAGGCCAAGACGCCGGTGCGCCCGGCGGTGACCTGGGTGGATGGGGCCAGCGACATCCATAACGGCTATGAACAAAGCGTGCCGCAGATGTTCGTGCCCAACGTCCTCTCCTTTGCCACCGAGGGCAAGTGCTATCGCTACGGCTCGGCGCGCATGCCCATCGATATCTGGGGGCCATGGCACGAGGGCGATAACAAGGCCGAGGGGACGCTGGCGGACGTGCAGCGCTCCATCCGCTCCATGCTGCGCCCCCATGTGGTGCTGGATATCCTGCAGAATTTCACCCTGTTCGCCACCGACAAGAAGCACCGGCGCATCAAGATCATCTGCCGCTATCAGCAATACGAAGGCGCGAACCTGATGGTGGCCCGCGTGGTCAAGGGCTATCCCAAGAAGGGCCTGATCTGGCATTTCCAGGGCTCGGGCAAGTCGCTGCTGATGGTGTTCGCAGCGCAGAAGCTGCGGATGCACCGCAAGCTCGGCAACCCCACGGTGATGATCGTGGTGGACCGCATCGACCTGGATACCCAGATCACCGCCACCTTCAACGCCGCCGATATCCCGAACATGATCGGAGCGGACACTCGGCAGGAGCTGCAAAGCCTGCTGGCGGCTGATTCCCGCAAGATCATCATCACCACCATTCACAAGTTTGGCGAGGCGGACGGCCGCCTGAACGAGCGATCAAACATCATCGTCATGGTGGACGAGGCGCACCGCACCCAGGAGGGCGACCTAGGCCGCAAGATGCGCGACGCGCTGCCCAACGCCTTTCTCTTTGGCCTGACCGGCACGCCGATCAACAAGCGGGACCGCAACACCTTCTGGGCCTTCGGCGCGGATGAAGATGAGCAGGGCTATATGAGCCGTTACTCGTTCCAGGACTCGATCCGGGACAAGGCCACGCTGCCGCTCCACTTCGAGGCGGTGGACGTGAAGCTGCACATCAACAAGGACGCCATCGACGAAGCCTACTCCCAGATGACCGATGAACTGAGCGAGCTGGATCGTGACGACCTGGCCAAACGGGCTGCCAAGATGGCGGTTCTAATTAAGGCCCCGGCGCGGGTGAACACCATTTGCCAGCACATCGTCAAGCACTTCCAGGAAAAGGTAGAGCCGAACGGTTTTAAATCCCAGGTGGTGACCTTCGACCGGGAGTGCTGCGTGCTCTACAAGAAGGCCCTGGACGAGCTGTTCGGGCCGGAAGCCAGCGCCATCGTCATGCACATCCAGGGAGGAAAGTCCGACGAGTACGCGGAATGGAAACTGGCCAAGGACGAGGAAGAAAAGCTCCTCGACCGCTTCCGCGATCCGAACGATCCGCTCAAATTCCTGATCGTCACTTCCAAGCTGCTGACCGGTTTCGATGCGCCCATTCTGCAGGTGATGTACCTCGACAAGCCGATGAAGGACCACAACCTGCTGCAGGCCATCTGCCGTACCAACCGTGTCTACCCCGGCAAGACCCACGGCCTGATCGTGGATTACCTCGGCATCTTCGATGACGTGGCCACCGCCCTCGATTTCGATGAAAAGGCGGTGCAGAAGGTCATTACCAATCTGGATGACCTCAAGAAAGAGCTGCCTGGAGTGGTCTCAAAGAGCCTTTCGTTCTTCCCTGGCGTGGACCGTACCGTTGGCGGCTACGAGGGGCTGATAGCGGCGCAGGATTGTCTGCCGGATAACGAGACCCGGGACAAGTTCGCGGCTGAATACACGGTGCTCTCCCGGCTGTGGGAGGCGCTGTCTCCCGATCCCTGTCTCGGCCTTTATGAAACGGACTACAAGTGGTTGACCCAGGTGTATGAGTCGGTGAAGCCGCCGAGCGGTAACGGTAAGCTGCTCTGGCACGCCCTTGGGGCGAAGACCATCGAGCTGGTGCATGAGAACGTGCATATGGAGACAGTGCGCGATGATCTGGACACCCTGGTGATGGACGCCGAGGTCCTCGAAGGGCTGCTCGATGCCAAGGACCCGGATAAAAAATCCAAGGAAATCGAGATCAAGCTCATCGCCCGCCTGCGCAAGCACAAGGACAATCCGAAGTTTGTCGCCCTGGGCGAACGCCTCGAAAAGCTCAAGGAGCGGCACGAACAGGGCCTGCTCCACAGCCTCGATTTCCTCAAGGAACTGTTGACCCTGGCGAAGGAGGTCGTCCAGGCGGAACAGCAAGTCGAACCTGAAGATGAGCAAGAGAAGGCAAAAGCCGCTTTAACAGAACTGTTCATTGAGGTTAAGAACGGGAAGACACCGGTTGTTGTAGAGCGTATCGTCAATGATATTGATGAAATCGTCAGGTTCGTTAGGTTCCCAGGCTGGCAGGGTACAAATGCAGGAGAGAGGGAAGTACAGAAAGCTCTTCGCAAAGTGATATACGTGAAGTATAAAATTAAGGATCAGGATTTGTTCGATAGGGCGTTTGGGTATATCCGGGAGTATTACTGA